The Nitrospirota bacterium DNA segment CCTTCGTCCCATCTAAGGAATGGACCCGCATGTGTCCAGGTTGTGGCGCACGAGGGTGCGGATGCTGGTGGATCAACGGTGCGTTAGTCCTGACCTGCCGTCTGTCCTGGTGGAAGAGGTGCCCGATGGTGCTTGCAGTGGGTGTGATCAGATGAGATGGGGCGCGGCAGTGCTCTGGGTGCTCCGGCTCATGCGGGCCTGAGCCCTTAGGCACCGGGCCAGCCTTGGTCGGCGAAGCTGTAGCAGCGGGCGTCCGTGAGGATGAGATGGTCCAAGAGTGTGATGCCGAGCAGTTCGGCTCCCTGCCGAAGTCGGCTGGTGAGCACGCGATCCTCCTGGCTCGGGGTCGTATCGCCGGAGGGGTGATTGTGCGCACAAATCCAGGCGCCGGCGTTCATCAGGATCAGTGGCTTGAACACCTCCCGCGGATGCACGATCGACATCGTGAGGGAGCCCATGGAGACGATATTAACGCCGATGATGCAATGCTTCGCATCCAGCCCGCAGACGAGGAATTGTTCGCGATCCAGACCCTCAAAGAGCGGTCTGAGCAGATCCGCCGCGCCGACCGAGGTCAGCAGCGGGGCCGTCGGCCTGGCAGCCCGACCGTCACGCACCAGCGTGACACGATAGCGGGGGACCGCATAGGGGTTGCCCGGCTTCGGCTGCCGCTGAATGTTCAGAATGCCCTGTAAACCGTGAATGGCCATATCCGCCTCCTTCTTCTTCATCAAGATGTGTAGCCCCACCCTTCACAACACAGGGGGTGGGGCGTCGAAGAAGAAGGCGGGATGGCACTCTCGCGGGGGGCAGGCCTGAAACGGGAGGGGCCCTCCGGGACGGCACCCGGAAAGGCCTGGCCGCTGCTCTTCAGCGCCAGCTCGCACCCGCTGGGAGTGCAGTCCGAATCCGACGCCGGCGGAGACGCGGGCGCATCGTGGGGGGAGGGGGGTGTCGTGAGACTCCCCCGGTTTGTATGTCAATGCTTCTGACCATCAAAGACCTGGCGGAACAACTGCGAATTAAACCAGGGACCCTCTATGCCTGGGTGTCACAGCGCAAGATCCCGTGCGTCCGCATTCATGGACTCATTCGATTCCGCCCAGAAGACATCGAAGGGTGGCTGATTGGGTTTGCCAAGTACCGACCCACGCTGCCTGACTACAAGAAGCACGGTGGCGACATTGACGAGATCATTGCGGCGGCGAAACGGGCTATCTATAATCCCCGGCACGGGGAAACCGGACCAGCATTGAGCCCTAGGAAAGGAGAGTGAATGGGGCTCTATAGAAGAAATACGGTCTGGTGGATGAGGTTCAAGTATCACGGTCAGCAGGTGCGACGATCGACGGACACCTCGGATCGGCGATTAGCAGAGGCGATCCTTGCGAAGATCACGGTCGATATCGTGGAGGGTCGGTACTTTGAGAAACGAGAAGAGCAGGAACGGACGTTTGCGGAGCTGATGGATCGATATCTGAAAGAACATGTTGTGAAACAGATGAGCCAACGATCCGTCAGTGGCTATACGAAGAACCTGCTGCCTTTCTTTCAAGGCTCTACCTTGGCTGACATCACGCCGAAGCGCATCGTGGCGTATAAAGCCAAGCGGTATGCGGATGGGGCGGCTCCGGCCACCATCAACCGTGAGCTCGCCTGCATGAAGAAGGCGTTTAACCTCGCCATCCGGGAGTGGGAGTGGTGCCGGGAAAATCCTGTCGCGCGTGTCTCCATGGAAAAAGAGAGAAATAGGCGGGATCGATGGTTGAGCACGGGAGAGGAAGAGCGTCTTCTCCAGGCTGCAAGGCCCTGGCTCAAGGACATTATTCTGTTCGCACTGAATACAGGCATGCGGATGGGAGAAATTCGAGCGTTGACGTGGGAGGGAGTCGATCTATTCCGAAAAACTGTGACCGTCTTTCGGTCAAAGAACGGGGAACGGCGAACCATCCCGATCAACAATCTCGTGCTGGATGTCCTGAAGAGCAAAGCCAAGGTGCGGTCGGTCAAGAGTGACTACGTGTTCCCGAGTGAAACGTTCACCCTGCTTGACGATAGCCATCTCCGCCGCGCGTTCCGTGGAGCGATGAAGTTGGTCCGTATCGAGAATTTTCATTTTCATGATCTCAGGCATACCTTTGCCACGAGACTTGTGCAATCAGGGATTGATCTCTACAAGGTTCAATGCCTCTTAGGGCACAAGTCGCCGATCATGACCCAGCGCTATGCTCACCACTATCCGGAGAGTCTTCGCGAGGGCGTGGAAATTCTAGAGAGGTACCGTGTGGCTAGCACAAAAAGCACAAATTTAGCACACGCGGCAGGATCGGCACTCTGACCGATGATCGAAGAGGATGTAAGTGGTTGAAGTATTTGGTGGGCCGTGTAGGGGTTGAACCTACGGCCCGCTGATTAAGAGTCAGCTGCTCTACCAACTGAGCTAACGGCCCACCGGGTATGTACGTGGCGGATATCTATGTGCAGAGTCTGTCCCTTGCCTGTTTGCTGGTGCGCCTGACAGGATTTGAACCTGTGGCCCTCAGCTCCGGAGGCTGATGCTCTATCCAGCTGAGCTACAGGCGCTCCCGCAACCAAGGTTTGAGACATTAGCACAGGGTTTTATCCTCTGTCTAGCAGTAGTCTTACGAACTTTCTTGGGGACGTCCGGCTAAGAACCCGTAGGGTAGGAGCACTTCATCCCCTGCTGATCCTGTCGCGAGACGAAGGGCCTCCAACGCGAGGGTTTCCTCATGCAACAAGCGATTTTCCTCCTCCCGGAATGAGGAGGCGAGTTGCACAATGGGGATGAATGTTTGGACCTCACAGGCGCCATGGGTTAGGCCGTGACGTTCTGTCGGGATGCCCATGGATCGGCAAACCAGGGGGCGGTGTTGATAGACGCCACAACGACCGTCCGGTTCGAGTGCTGGACAGGGATAGTGGTGAAACTCTGTGACCAGCCGGTCGATTTCCTGGTCGGACCAGGTATCGAGCAGCTCGCTATGGGTCAGTTGTGGGAAGGCGACCTCCATTGCGGCAGTCTGTTCGATGGCACGCTGCTGGATACGCAGGCGCTGATCCTGCGAGAGGCTGGGCAGTCCCTGTTGGAGCGTTTGCACGTCGAGGAGGGTAATGGGAAATGGGCCGATGCAGCAGTTGGTACAGCCGAGTCGGCAGGGAACTTCGCCGAGCAGGGCGGCAGCGGCCCGATCGAACCAATGGACAGTGTGTTGGTAGAGAGGAGCAGGGTTGGACGGAGTTGGACCTGCCACAGCGGCTTATTCCACTTTAACGGAGAGATCGAGGATCAGGTCGCCTTTGGGTGAGTAGAAGCCTTGGTTGTCGATCTGGACGATGCCGTTACAGTGTTCTTGGTAGAACTCTAAAATCCAACCGTTAAAGTCATAGCCCTCATCGGTGATATCGTTTTGAACAAATCGAGTGGTGAGCACGAATCGCGCGCGCTCGATGTATTCGCGGACGAGGCCTGCCTCGATATCGTCGTGAGCGGAGACGAGGTCCAGGAACTGGGCCTTCTCTTTGTCGAAGACGTCTTGATAGGTGCCTCGATCCCTGACACAGAGCACTTGAATCGGCTTGCGGTCGCGATCGTATCCGAGCGTCACTTGAACCCAGGCCCATTCATCCAACATGGTCTCATCCATGTCAGGCGGAGCAATCGGCGTCTGGCCACGGGATTTGAGAAATTCCATGAGCAGGCGAAGCGGCGGGGAGTTTTCTTTTTGACAAAACACGCGAGAATACTGGAACAGCTCTGCCTGAGCCTCGTCAGCCGGTTGGGCAGTCGAAGGCAGAATAGGTAGTTCTTTTGCCATGCTAGCAACTCCGAGGGTGGGAGAATATTGAGACGCAACTGCTATCCAATTTTCCACTTTACGCTGGCTGGTCTTGAAACTGCAAGAGGAGGTGGAGGCGTTTCCCTACGTCTGGCCTGTGTTTTTCCGGTTGACAGCTTCCGAGCGCTTGGATAGACTCCCGCTGGTTTTCGTTGCAACGCCTATCACGACTGTTTGCTTAGGAATGTGTATCGAGTCTGAGTGGGGTCAAGTAGGGGCGAGTTCGTTGTTGTTCACCATCTTGTTTTTTTAAGGAGGTTGGTTGCATGGCTAAATCAATGACCAAGTCGCAGATTGCTGAACATATGGCCCAGAAGACCGGGCTGACCAAAAAAGCGTCCGTCCAGCTCATGGATGACTTTGCCGCCTTGGCGTACAAGGAAGCGAAGAACATTTTCGTGATTCCTGGGATTGGAAAGCTTGTGTTGGCGAATCGCAAGGCCCGCATGGGACGGAATCCGCAGACCGGCGAGCCGATCAAGATTCCGGCCAAGCGCGTGGTCAAGTTCCGCGTGGCCAAAGCCGCCAAGGACGCGATCCTCGGCAAGAAGTAAGCGGAGATCGTCCGGCGCAGATCGGACGTCACGTGTCTTCTTTCAGCCTCATTCGCGCTGCATGAAGCATCGCAGGGCCGACTCCCCGAGAGGGGCGTCGGCCCTGTAGTTTGCGGCCGTTATAGCGAGGGGCCGAGTCCGGTCCCGCCCATCCCGTCATGTCCCACCAGCCTGATGGCGTCGCCGTCCTGAACGAGTGAGTCGTCGCTTGCGATCTTTTTATTGATGGTCACGAGCACCTTTTTCTCGCGGATGAGTTGGAGAAGATGGCGCAACTGAATGCCCTGTCTCTGGATCACCTGGCGGACAGACATCGGTGATGGCACTTCACAGGCGAGATCCCGTTCCCCATCGGCGGTCTGTAGCTGACCCATCAGTGAAATCGTAATCATGGTCGGATACTCCTCATCTTCAATCGTGACAGCTGCCTATGTGGTGGGGGCCTTGTGCCCGTTGACTCCATGCCGGTTGACATCGATAATGCTGGACCA contains these protein-coding regions:
- a CDS encoding YkgJ family cysteine cluster protein; translation: MAGPTPSNPAPLYQHTVHWFDRAAAALLGEVPCRLGCTNCCIGPFPITLLDVQTLQQGLPSLSQDQRLRIQQRAIEQTAAMEVAFPQLTHSELLDTWSDQEIDRLVTEFHHYPCPALEPDGRCGVYQHRPLVCRSMGIPTERHGLTHGACEVQTFIPIVQLASSFREEENRLLHEETLALEALRLATGSAGDEVLLPYGFLAGRPQESS
- a CDS encoding MoaD/ThiS family protein, which gives rise to MITISLMGQLQTADGERDLACEVPSPMSVRQVIQRQGIQLRHLLQLIREKKVLVTINKKIASDDSLVQDGDAIRLVGHDGMGGTGLGPSL
- a CDS encoding helix-turn-helix domain-containing protein; its protein translation is MSMLLTIKDLAEQLRIKPGTLYAWVSQRKIPCVRIHGLIRFRPEDIEGWLIGFAKYRPTLPDYKKHGGDIDEIIAAAKRAIYNPRHGETGPALSPRKGE
- a CDS encoding JAB domain-containing protein; translated protein: MAIHGLQGILNIQRQPKPGNPYAVPRYRVTLVRDGRAARPTAPLLTSVGAADLLRPLFEGLDREQFLVCGLDAKHCIIGVNIVSMGSLTMSIVHPREVFKPLILMNAGAWICAHNHPSGDTTPSQEDRVLTSRLRQGAELLGITLLDHLILTDARCYSFADQGWPGA
- a CDS encoding HU family DNA-binding protein; protein product: MAKSMTKSQIAEHMAQKTGLTKKASVQLMDDFAALAYKEAKNIFVIPGIGKLVLANRKARMGRNPQTGEPIKIPAKRVVKFRVAKAAKDAILGKK
- a CDS encoding tyrosine-type recombinase/integrase — protein: MGLYRRNTVWWMRFKYHGQQVRRSTDTSDRRLAEAILAKITVDIVEGRYFEKREEQERTFAELMDRYLKEHVVKQMSQRSVSGYTKNLLPFFQGSTLADITPKRIVAYKAKRYADGAAPATINRELACMKKAFNLAIREWEWCRENPVARVSMEKERNRRDRWLSTGEEERLLQAARPWLKDIILFALNTGMRMGEIRALTWEGVDLFRKTVTVFRSKNGERRTIPINNLVLDVLKSKAKVRSVKSDYVFPSETFTLLDDSHLRRAFRGAMKLVRIENFHFHDLRHTFATRLVQSGIDLYKVQCLLGHKSPIMTQRYAHHYPESLREGVEILERYRVASTKSTNLAHAAGSAL